A section of the Saccharopolyspora gregorii genome encodes:
- a CDS encoding bifunctional adenosylcobinamide kinase/adenosylcobinamide-phosphate guanylyltransferase, translated as MAASARTLVLGGARSGKSAHAEGLLGAEEPVTYVATSRHDPGDAEWTERIAAHVARRPATWTTAEAGDPATLLELLRGAPADGPALLVDDLATWLTGVLDDAGAWDRDPAALDAVAARCTALAEAVAGCAARLVLVSAEVGLGIVPATSSGRLFRDRLGELNARLADRCDAVLLLVAGVPLRLR; from the coding sequence GTGGCCGCGTCCGCACGCACCCTGGTGCTCGGCGGGGCCCGCTCCGGCAAGTCCGCGCACGCGGAGGGCCTGCTCGGCGCCGAGGAGCCCGTCACCTACGTCGCGACCTCCCGGCACGACCCCGGCGACGCCGAGTGGACCGAGCGGATCGCCGCGCACGTCGCCCGCAGGCCCGCGACCTGGACGACCGCCGAAGCCGGCGACCCCGCGACGCTGCTGGAACTGCTGCGCGGCGCTCCCGCGGACGGCCCCGCGCTGCTGGTGGACGACCTCGCGACCTGGCTGACCGGGGTGCTCGACGACGCGGGTGCCTGGGACCGCGACCCGGCGGCGCTCGACGCGGTCGCGGCCCGCTGCACCGCGCTCGCCGAGGCCGTCGCCGGCTGCGCGGCCCGGCTGGTGCTGGTGTCCGCGGAGGTCGGGCTCGGAATCGTGCCCGCCACGAGTTCTGGAAGACTTTTCCGCGACCGGCTCGGCGAGCTCAACGCGCGGCTCGCCGACCGCTGCGACGCAGTGCTGCTGCTCGTCGCGGGGGTCCCGCTCCGGTTGCGCTGA
- a CDS encoding aldo/keto reductase family protein, whose protein sequence is MEFRRLGNSGLSISEIAYGNWLTHGSQVEEDAAHACVRAALDAGITTFDTADVYARTRAESVLGRALAGQRREGLEIFTKVYFPTGEGPNDRGLGRKHIIESCNASLRRLQTDYVDLYQAHRFDPSVPLEETMTAFADLVRQGKALYIGVSEWTAEQLTRGAELARELSVPLISNQPEYSMLWRVIESQVVPVSEREGIGQIVFSPIAQGVLTGKYLPGQQPPAGSRATDEGGGAKMISRWMRDDVLSAVQRLQPVASDLGLSTAQLAIAWVLQNPNVSAAIVGASRPEQVADNVAASGVELGADVLDRIDEVLGDLVTADPRETRS, encoded by the coding sequence GAGTTTCGACGCCTCGGCAACAGCGGTCTGTCCATCAGCGAGATCGCGTACGGCAACTGGCTCACCCACGGCTCCCAGGTCGAGGAGGACGCCGCGCACGCCTGCGTGCGGGCCGCCCTCGACGCGGGCATCACCACCTTCGACACCGCCGACGTCTACGCCCGGACCCGCGCCGAATCGGTGCTCGGCCGGGCGCTGGCCGGGCAGCGCCGGGAAGGGCTGGAGATCTTCACGAAGGTCTACTTCCCCACCGGTGAGGGCCCCAACGATCGCGGTCTCGGTCGCAAGCACATCATCGAGTCCTGCAACGCCTCGCTGCGCCGGTTGCAGACCGACTACGTCGACCTCTACCAGGCCCACCGGTTCGACCCGTCGGTGCCGCTGGAGGAGACGATGACCGCCTTCGCCGACCTGGTGCGGCAGGGCAAGGCGCTCTACATCGGCGTCTCCGAGTGGACCGCCGAACAGCTCACCCGCGGCGCCGAGCTGGCCCGCGAGCTGTCGGTGCCGCTGATCTCGAACCAGCCGGAGTACTCGATGCTGTGGCGCGTCATCGAATCCCAGGTGGTGCCGGTCAGCGAGCGCGAAGGAATCGGGCAGATCGTGTTCTCCCCGATCGCGCAGGGCGTGCTCACCGGCAAGTACCTGCCGGGGCAGCAGCCGCCCGCTGGCTCCCGCGCCACCGACGAGGGCGGCGGCGCGAAGATGATCTCGCGGTGGATGCGGGACGACGTGCTCTCCGCGGTCCAGCGGCTGCAACCGGTCGCCTCCGACCTGGGCCTGTCCACCGCGCAGCTGGCCATCGCGTGGGTGCTGCAGAACCCGAACGTCTCGGCCGCGATCGTCGGCGCGTCCCGGCCCGAGCAGGTCGCCGACAACGTCGCGGCCTCCGGCGTGGAGCTCGGCGCGGACGTGCTGGACCGCATCGACGAGGTGCTCGGCGACCTGGTCACCGCGGACCCGCGGGAAACCCGCTCCTGA
- a CDS encoding adenosylcobinamide-GDP ribazoletransferase: MNGLLLAVSWLTVLPLPAREVDDRACRQAIALAPLVGALVGGFGAVLLWALTALGAPGLLAGLLTVAALVLVTRGMHVDGLADTVDGLGCYGPPERALAVMRDGGAGPFAVIALIIAVGVQAAALADLAASGRWAVVVLACAAGRGAFVLCCRRGLPAARPEGMGALVAGTQPWWLVACWWAGLLAGGALAASWSGAVAVLLACAVLLGFTAHVRRRFGGITGDVLGAGAELSTTLVLAVSVLG, encoded by the coding sequence GTGAACGGGCTGCTGCTGGCGGTGTCCTGGCTGACGGTGCTGCCGCTGCCCGCCCGCGAGGTCGACGACCGCGCCTGCCGCCAGGCCATCGCGCTCGCCCCGCTGGTGGGTGCGCTGGTCGGCGGATTCGGCGCGGTGCTGCTGTGGGCGCTGACGGCGCTCGGCGCGCCGGGACTGCTGGCCGGGCTGCTCACCGTGGCGGCGCTGGTACTGGTCACCCGGGGCATGCACGTGGACGGGCTGGCCGACACCGTCGACGGCCTCGGCTGCTACGGCCCGCCGGAGCGGGCGCTGGCGGTGATGCGCGACGGCGGCGCCGGCCCGTTCGCGGTGATCGCGCTGATCATCGCGGTGGGCGTGCAGGCGGCGGCGCTCGCCGACCTCGCCGCGTCCGGGCGCTGGGCGGTGGTGGTGCTGGCGTGCGCGGCGGGCCGGGGCGCGTTCGTGCTCTGCTGCCGCCGCGGGTTGCCGGCCGCGCGACCGGAGGGCATGGGCGCGCTGGTCGCGGGGACCCAGCCGTGGTGGCTGGTGGCCTGCTGGTGGGCCGGGCTGCTGGCCGGGGGCGCGCTCGCGGCGTCCTGGTCGGGGGCGGTCGCGGTGCTGCTGGCCTGCGCGGTGCTGCTCGGGTTCACCGCGCACGTGCGGCGGCGCTTCGGCGGCATCACCGGCGACGTGCTCGGGGCGGGCGCCGAGCTCAGCACCACCCTGGTGCTGGCGGTCTCCGTGCTCGGCTGA
- the cobT gene encoding nicotinate-nucleotide--dimethylbenzimidazole phosphoribosyltransferase — translation MSTAPENTPVRFGAVPPPDEQARRQAVARQEQLTKPAGSLGRLEELGVWVAGRQGSCPPRPFERARVVIFAGDHGVAEHGVSAYPAEVTGQMVRNFLDGGAAVNALARVNGATVRVLDVAVNADTPPAVSGRKIRRGSGAIDREDALTADEARAAVELGKAVADEEIDSGADLLIAGDMGIGNTTPAAVLIAALTGIEPVAVVGRGTGIDDNAWMRKTAAIRDALRRARPVLDDPVALLRTSGGADIAALAGFLAQAAVRRTPVLLDGVVVGAAAMVAEELTPGARQWWLAGHRTAEPGGTLVLEHLDLSPILDLEMRLGEGSGAVTALPVLSAAVRVLAEMATFGEAGVGGPTSAEAIGPDPEDQEL, via the coding sequence TTGTCCACCGCACCCGAGAACACCCCGGTCCGGTTCGGCGCCGTGCCGCCGCCGGACGAGCAGGCGCGGCGGCAAGCGGTGGCCCGGCAGGAGCAGCTGACCAAACCGGCCGGTTCGCTCGGCAGGCTGGAAGAGCTCGGGGTGTGGGTCGCGGGACGCCAGGGCAGTTGCCCGCCGCGCCCCTTCGAACGCGCCCGGGTGGTGATCTTCGCCGGGGACCACGGCGTCGCCGAGCACGGCGTGTCCGCCTATCCCGCCGAGGTCACCGGCCAGATGGTGCGCAACTTCCTCGACGGCGGTGCCGCGGTGAACGCGCTGGCCAGGGTGAACGGCGCCACCGTGCGGGTGCTGGACGTGGCGGTGAACGCCGACACCCCGCCCGCGGTGTCCGGGCGCAAGATCCGCCGCGGTTCCGGGGCCATCGACCGCGAGGACGCGCTCACCGCGGACGAGGCGCGGGCCGCGGTCGAACTCGGCAAGGCCGTCGCCGACGAGGAGATCGATTCCGGCGCGGACCTGCTCATCGCCGGTGACATGGGCATCGGCAACACCACCCCGGCCGCGGTGCTCATCGCCGCGCTCACCGGCATCGAGCCGGTGGCGGTGGTCGGGCGCGGCACCGGGATCGACGACAACGCGTGGATGCGCAAGACCGCCGCGATCCGGGACGCGCTGCGCCGGGCCCGCCCGGTGCTCGACGACCCGGTGGCGCTGCTGCGCACCAGCGGCGGCGCGGACATCGCCGCGCTCGCCGGGTTCCTCGCGCAGGCCGCGGTGCGCCGGACGCCGGTGCTGCTGGACGGCGTCGTCGTCGGCGCCGCCGCGATGGTCGCCGAGGAGCTCACGCCCGGGGCCCGCCAGTGGTGGCTGGCCGGGCATCGCACCGCCGAACCGGGCGGGACGCTGGTGCTCGAACACCTCGACCTGAGCCCGATCCTCGACCTGGAGATGCGCCTCGGCGAAGGGTCCGGGGCCGTCACCGCGCTGCCGGTGCTGTCCGCCGCGGTGCGCGTGCTGGCCGAGATGGCGACGTTCGGCGAGGCGGGCGTCGGCGGCCCCACCTCCGCCGAGGCCATCGGCCCCGATCCGGAGGACCAGGAGCTGTGA
- a CDS encoding MoaD/ThiS family protein, whose product MRVTLVLPLLLREHAGGRQRLEVEPGEATLAGVLDVVAARHPALERRLRDESRGLRRHVNFYLDGEECRWLDGAGSEVRDGTEVRVIPSVAGG is encoded by the coding sequence GTGCGGGTGACGTTGGTGCTGCCGCTGCTGCTGCGCGAGCACGCGGGCGGGCGGCAGCGGCTGGAGGTCGAACCGGGGGAGGCCACGCTGGCGGGGGTGCTGGACGTGGTCGCGGCCCGGCACCCGGCGCTGGAGCGGCGGCTGCGGGACGAGAGCCGCGGGCTGCGGCGCCACGTCAACTTCTACCTCGACGGGGAGGAGTGCCGGTGGCTGGACGGCGCCGGATCGGAGGTGCGGGACGGGACCGAGGTCCGCGTCATCCCCTCGGTCGCCGGTGGTTGA